The Lycium ferocissimum isolate CSIRO_LF1 chromosome 10, AGI_CSIRO_Lferr_CH_V1, whole genome shotgun sequence genome window below encodes:
- the LOC132033739 gene encoding nucleolar complex-associated protein 3 isoform X2, which produces MGKKKQKIVLPPDLPPEIPDEAVEISDDDVAFVNENREYTGFLSNLDTNSINKQVTRVADVKEDELESLYEKRLKKKSLNKEIEKQGLEVDPVDALPVKTLDGKLYYRTVPKATQKSENEDKDEANTDNKDAGSDASVVRLTKAEKRAKLKKMRKEAKKQAKEVAEVEDVQQIPQAEVLDEVRKDMTAEEANEKKKFRLAELGTALLTDPELNINSLKEMLEISKDGDRDIVVLALKSLLAVFRDIVPGYRIRLPTEKEQEMKVSKAVKKMRFYESTLLSAYKAYIQKLIAIEKQAVYKRVAVRCICTLLEAVPHFNFRESLLAAVIRNISSEDDISRKLCCATVKSLFTNEGKHGGEVTVEAVQMIADLVKAHDCQLHPDSIEVFMSLTFDEDLGKRESQDAHKFKSKNAKRKDLKEQKKEQKESANERKRTRKEMMSKTREEVTTELKAASLATDVTERRRMQTDVLSAIFETYFRVLKHALKPRSEAGSSPQSAGSHPLLTPCLNGIGKFCQLIDLDFMSDLMNYLRKLARSGNNSDGSSKDVSACLTVSERLQCCIIAFRVMRNNLDALNVDLQDFFVQLYNLIIEYRPGRDKGEILAEAFKIMLCDDRQHDMQRAAAFIKRLATFSLFSGSAESLAALVTLKHLLQKNVKCRNLLENDAGGGSVSGAIAV; this is translated from the exons atgggaaagaaaaagcaaaagattGTGCTACCACCAGACCTACCACCTGAAATTCCTGATGAAGCAGTTGAAATATCGGATGATGACGTGGCTTTCGTTAACGAAAATAGAGAATATACTGGCTTCTTGTCCAATTTGGATACCAACTCTATTAATAA GCAAGTTACTCGTGTTGCTGATGTGAAAGAAGATGAGCTGGAGTCTCTTTATGAAAAGCGGTTAAAGAAGAAGTCACTTaataaagaaatagaaaaacAGGGGCTAGAGGTTGATCCTGTGGATGCTCTTCCTGTGAAGACATTAGATGGAAAACTTTATTACAGGACAG TGCCAAAGGCTACACAAAAATCTGAAAACGAAGATAAGGATGAAGCTAATACTGACAACAAAGATGCTGGTAGTGATGCAAGTGTGGTGAGGCTGACTAAAGCAGAGAAGCGtgcaaaattgaagaaaatgaggaaaGAGGCTAAGAAACAGGCAAAAGAGGTGGCAGAAGTAGAGGATGTTCAGCAAATACCTCAAGCTGAAGTCTTG GATGAGGTGAGAAAAGATATGACAGCAGAAGAGGCcaatgaaaaaaagaagtttaGACTAGCTGAGCTGGGAACTGCACTGCTTACAGATCCTGAATTAAACATCAATTCTCTCAAGGAGATGCTGGAGATTTCTAAAGATGGCGATCGTGATATAGTGGTACTTGCCCTTAAGTCTTTGTTGGCTGTTTTCAGAGATATCGTTCCCGG GTATCGCATCCGGCTGCCAACCGAAAAGGAGCAGGAGATGAAAGTTTCAAAAGCTGTTAAGAAAATGCGGTTCTATGAATCTACCCTCTTATCTGCATATAAG GCGTATATACAGAAGCTGATAGCCATAGAAAAGCAGGCTGTATACAAACGTGTCGCAGTTCGCTGCATCTGTACTTTACTCGAGGCAGTTCCACACTTCAATTTCCGAGAGAGTTTGTTAGCTGCTGTCATAAGAAACATAAGCTCTGAGGATGATATATCGAG GAAACTTTGCTGTGCTACTGTTAAGTCACTTTTCACCAATGAGGGGAAGCACGGTGGTGAGGTAACTGTGGAGGCTGTTCAAATGATCGCAGACCTTGTTAAAGCTCATGATTGTCAACTACATCCGGATTCCATTGAG GTGTTTATGTCTCTGACATTTGATGAGGATCTTGGAAAGCGTGAATCTCAAGATGCtcataaatttaaaagtaaaaatgcTAAAAGAAAGGACCTTAAGGAGCAAAAAAAGGAACAGAAAGAATCTGCCAACGAGAGAAAGAGAACACGTAAAGAGATGATGTCAAAGACACGAGAAGAG GTCACTACAGAATTGAAGGCTGCTTCATTAGCTACAGATGTTACTGAAAGGAGAAGGATGCAGACTGATGTATTATCAGCTATTTTTGAGACATACTTTCGTGTCCTAAAGCATGCATTAAAGCCTAG ATCAGAAGCAGGTTCCTCACCTCAGTCAGCTGGAAGTCATCCACTTCTTACTCCTTGTCTTAATGGAATTGGAAAATTTTGCCAGCTTATTGACTTAGATTTCATGTCTGATCTCATGAATTATCTGAGAAAGCTTGCTAGAAGTGGCAATAACTCTGATGGCTCTTCCAAGGATGTTTCAGCATGTCTGACGGTATCTGAGAGGCTCCAGTGTTGCATTATCGCTTTCAGAGTGATGAGAAACAATTTGGACGCACTGAATGTTGATCTTCAGGATTTCTTTGTCCAACTTTACAATCTGATAATTGAGTACAGGCCAGGAAG GGATAAAGGTGAGATCTTAGCTGAAGCTTTCAAGATAATGCTTTGTGATGATCGACAACATGACATGCAAAGAGCTGCAGCTTTTATAAAACGCCTAGCTACATTCTCTTTATTCTCTGGGTCTGCAGAGTCCTTGGCTG CCTTGGTGACATTAAAGCATCTCCTTCAGAAGAACGTGAAATGCCGGAACTTATTAGAAAATGATGCTGGAGGTGGCTCTGTCTCTGGTGCCATTGCGGTATGA
- the LOC132033739 gene encoding nucleolar complex-associated protein 3 isoform X1, whose protein sequence is MGKKKQKIVLPPDLPPEIPDEAVEISDDDVAFVNENREYTGFLSNLDTNSINKQVTRVADVKEDELESLYEKRLKKKSLNKEIEKQGLEVDPVDALPVKTLDGKLYYRTVPKATQKSENEDKDEANTDNKDAGSDASVVRLTKAEKRAKLKKMRKEAKKQAKEVAEVEDVQQIPQAEVLDEVRKDMTAEEANEKKKFRLAELGTALLTDPELNINSLKEMLEISKDGDRDIVVLALKSLLAVFRDIVPGYRIRLPTEKEQEMKVSKAVKKMRFYESTLLSAYKAYIQKLIAIEKQAVYKRVAVRCICTLLEAVPHFNFRESLLAAVIRNISSEDDISRKLCCATVKSLFTNEGKHGGEVTVEAVQMIADLVKAHDCQLHPDSIEVFMSLTFDEDLGKRESQDAHKFKSKNAKRKDLKEQKKEQKESANERKRTRKEMMSKTREEVTTELKAASLATDVTERRRMQTDVLSAIFETYFRVLKHALKPRSEAGSSPQSAGSHPLLTPCLNGIGKFCQLIDLDFMSDLMNYLRKLARSGNNSDGSSKDVSACLTVSERLQCCIIAFRVMRNNLDALNVDLQDFFVQLYNLIIEYRPGRDKGEILAEAFKIMLCDDRQHDMQRAAAFIKRLATFSLFSGSAESLAALVTLKHLLQKNVKCRNLLENDAGGGSVSGAIAKYQPYATDPNLSGALASVLWELNLLSNHYHPAVSTMASNISMLGTGDNQVHLSNKTPQQAFKELSLEQESFLVKVESSSTKRKKGNASSKHPSMGTDLDFTVQVDENDVKKKLSEHYSLLHDIAENERLRGELVGTTLSLNLYEQYKRQKKRRTK, encoded by the exons atgggaaagaaaaagcaaaagattGTGCTACCACCAGACCTACCACCTGAAATTCCTGATGAAGCAGTTGAAATATCGGATGATGACGTGGCTTTCGTTAACGAAAATAGAGAATATACTGGCTTCTTGTCCAATTTGGATACCAACTCTATTAATAA GCAAGTTACTCGTGTTGCTGATGTGAAAGAAGATGAGCTGGAGTCTCTTTATGAAAAGCGGTTAAAGAAGAAGTCACTTaataaagaaatagaaaaacAGGGGCTAGAGGTTGATCCTGTGGATGCTCTTCCTGTGAAGACATTAGATGGAAAACTTTATTACAGGACAG TGCCAAAGGCTACACAAAAATCTGAAAACGAAGATAAGGATGAAGCTAATACTGACAACAAAGATGCTGGTAGTGATGCAAGTGTGGTGAGGCTGACTAAAGCAGAGAAGCGtgcaaaattgaagaaaatgaggaaaGAGGCTAAGAAACAGGCAAAAGAGGTGGCAGAAGTAGAGGATGTTCAGCAAATACCTCAAGCTGAAGTCTTG GATGAGGTGAGAAAAGATATGACAGCAGAAGAGGCcaatgaaaaaaagaagtttaGACTAGCTGAGCTGGGAACTGCACTGCTTACAGATCCTGAATTAAACATCAATTCTCTCAAGGAGATGCTGGAGATTTCTAAAGATGGCGATCGTGATATAGTGGTACTTGCCCTTAAGTCTTTGTTGGCTGTTTTCAGAGATATCGTTCCCGG GTATCGCATCCGGCTGCCAACCGAAAAGGAGCAGGAGATGAAAGTTTCAAAAGCTGTTAAGAAAATGCGGTTCTATGAATCTACCCTCTTATCTGCATATAAG GCGTATATACAGAAGCTGATAGCCATAGAAAAGCAGGCTGTATACAAACGTGTCGCAGTTCGCTGCATCTGTACTTTACTCGAGGCAGTTCCACACTTCAATTTCCGAGAGAGTTTGTTAGCTGCTGTCATAAGAAACATAAGCTCTGAGGATGATATATCGAG GAAACTTTGCTGTGCTACTGTTAAGTCACTTTTCACCAATGAGGGGAAGCACGGTGGTGAGGTAACTGTGGAGGCTGTTCAAATGATCGCAGACCTTGTTAAAGCTCATGATTGTCAACTACATCCGGATTCCATTGAG GTGTTTATGTCTCTGACATTTGATGAGGATCTTGGAAAGCGTGAATCTCAAGATGCtcataaatttaaaagtaaaaatgcTAAAAGAAAGGACCTTAAGGAGCAAAAAAAGGAACAGAAAGAATCTGCCAACGAGAGAAAGAGAACACGTAAAGAGATGATGTCAAAGACACGAGAAGAG GTCACTACAGAATTGAAGGCTGCTTCATTAGCTACAGATGTTACTGAAAGGAGAAGGATGCAGACTGATGTATTATCAGCTATTTTTGAGACATACTTTCGTGTCCTAAAGCATGCATTAAAGCCTAG ATCAGAAGCAGGTTCCTCACCTCAGTCAGCTGGAAGTCATCCACTTCTTACTCCTTGTCTTAATGGAATTGGAAAATTTTGCCAGCTTATTGACTTAGATTTCATGTCTGATCTCATGAATTATCTGAGAAAGCTTGCTAGAAGTGGCAATAACTCTGATGGCTCTTCCAAGGATGTTTCAGCATGTCTGACGGTATCTGAGAGGCTCCAGTGTTGCATTATCGCTTTCAGAGTGATGAGAAACAATTTGGACGCACTGAATGTTGATCTTCAGGATTTCTTTGTCCAACTTTACAATCTGATAATTGAGTACAGGCCAGGAAG GGATAAAGGTGAGATCTTAGCTGAAGCTTTCAAGATAATGCTTTGTGATGATCGACAACATGACATGCAAAGAGCTGCAGCTTTTATAAAACGCCTAGCTACATTCTCTTTATTCTCTGGGTCTGCAGAGTCCTTGGCTG CCTTGGTGACATTAAAGCATCTCCTTCAGAAGAACGTGAAATGCCGGAACTTATTAGAAAATGATGCTGGAGGTGGCTCTGTCTCTGGTGCCATTGCG AAATATCAGCCTTATGCAACTGACCCGAATCTTAGTGGTGCACTTGCTTCAGTGCTTTGGGAGCTGAACCTCTTGTCAAACCATTACCACCCAGCTGTTTCTACAATGGCATCGAACATTTCTATGTTGGGCACTGGTGATAACCAGGTTCACCTGTCCAACAAAACTCCTCAACAAGCTTTTAAGGAGTTGTCACTTGAGCAGGAATCGTTCCTCGTAAAAGTTGAAAGCTCAAGTACCAAGAGGAAAAAAGGGAACGCCTCGTCAAAGCATCCTAGTATGGGCACTGACCTTGATTTCACTGTTcaagttgatgaaaatgatgttaaaAAGAAACTCTCTGAGCATTACTCGCTGCTGCATGACATAGCTGAAAATGAAAGACTAAGAGGGGAATTGGTTGGGACAACATTGTCTCTGAATCTATATGAACAATATAAAAGgcagaagaaaagaagaacaaagtaG
- the LOC132035387 gene encoding protein CURLY FLAG LEAF 1-like isoform X2, with translation MVSFHTSQIPTQRNVMEELSKKRKWEDEISYDEKPQKAKTKTTLFGTQLNPETPLPLEWQRCLDIKQSGQIYFYNTRTQKRTSKDPRLNDPEPQTTPVRMSLDLELNLLPCGSPEKINQVDDNFVSHSNSFVKKKSTESQGLINRSPSWLTFDVDQQEMVTAVCKKCHMLVMMYKSSSTCPNCKFVNPIDETPYTLFKKRLSSF, from the exons ATGGTTTCCTTTCATACAAGTCAAATTCCAACACAAAGAAATGTTATGGAAGAGTTGTCTAAGAAGAGAAAATGGGAAGATGAAATTTCTTATGATGAAAAGCCACAGAAAGCAAAAACTAAGACAACTCTCTTTGGCACACAACTGAATCCTGAGACTCCACTGCCTCTGGAGTGGCAAAGATGCCTCGATATTAAG CAGTCTGGGCAGATTTACTTCTACAATACAAGGACACAAAAAAGGACATCAAAAGATCCAAGACTGAATGATCCTGAGCCACAAACTACTCCAGTGCGTATGAGTTTAGACCTTGAACTTAACTTATTACCATGTGGATCACCAGAAAAGATCAACCAAGTTGATGATAATTTTGTTAGCCATTCAAATTCCTTCGTCAAAAAGAAGAGTACTGAGTCCCAAGGTTTGATCAATCGTTCACCCTCGTGGCTAACATTTGACGTGGATCAACAAGAGATGGTCACTGCAGTTTGCAAGAAATGTCATATGTTAGTAATGATGTacaaatcttcatcaacatgTCCTAATTGCAAATTTGTGAATCCAATAGATGAAACCCCTTATACccttttcaagaaaaggctaagctccttttga
- the LOC132035387 gene encoding protein CURLY FLAG LEAF 1-like isoform X1 produces the protein MVSFHTSQIPTQRNVMEELSKKRKWEDEISYDEKPQKAKTKTTLFGTQLNPETPLPLEWQRCLDIKSGQIYFYNTRTQKRTSKDPRLNDPEPQTTPVRMSLDLELNLLPCGSPEKINQVDDNFVSHSNSFVKKKSTESQGLINRSPSWLTFDVDQQEMVTAVCKKCHMLVMMYKSSSTCPNCKFVNPIDETPYTLFKKRLSSF, from the exons ATGGTTTCCTTTCATACAAGTCAAATTCCAACACAAAGAAATGTTATGGAAGAGTTGTCTAAGAAGAGAAAATGGGAAGATGAAATTTCTTATGATGAAAAGCCACAGAAAGCAAAAACTAAGACAACTCTCTTTGGCACACAACTGAATCCTGAGACTCCACTGCCTCTGGAGTGGCAAAGATGCCTCGATATTAAG TCTGGGCAGATTTACTTCTACAATACAAGGACACAAAAAAGGACATCAAAAGATCCAAGACTGAATGATCCTGAGCCACAAACTACTCCAGTGCGTATGAGTTTAGACCTTGAACTTAACTTATTACCATGTGGATCACCAGAAAAGATCAACCAAGTTGATGATAATTTTGTTAGCCATTCAAATTCCTTCGTCAAAAAGAAGAGTACTGAGTCCCAAGGTTTGATCAATCGTTCACCCTCGTGGCTAACATTTGACGTGGATCAACAAGAGATGGTCACTGCAGTTTGCAAGAAATGTCATATGTTAGTAATGATGTacaaatcttcatcaacatgTCCTAATTGCAAATTTGTGAATCCAATAGATGAAACCCCTTATACccttttcaagaaaaggctaagctccttttga